In Cycloclasticus sp., a single genomic region encodes these proteins:
- a CDS encoding alpha/beta fold hydrolase gives MKIKYSAANPALEVIERHPNKATRKPILFIHGANMSAWCWNEYFMPFFADLGHPTYAINLRGHGQSGGSAMLASNSIADYVTDIQRVIDEIGEPPILVGHSLGGLIIQKYIENKTVPACILMASVPVDGLIPSIIDLALTPTFYMQMNLSELMGTWFSPVDVTRKSVFSGHVNDEVVIRYCAEMQQGSPKALLDTLWLGLPTYKNPFEIPMLALSADEDTFFRPAHIKKTAKAYNADYINMKKTGHTMMIDAHWHESADTINNWLEEQALTPN, from the coding sequence ATGAAAATTAAATATTCAGCAGCCAACCCTGCACTAGAAGTCATCGAGCGACACCCTAATAAAGCAACTCGCAAGCCTATTTTATTTATTCATGGCGCCAATATGTCTGCTTGGTGCTGGAATGAATACTTTATGCCTTTCTTCGCTGACCTTGGGCACCCTACCTATGCCATTAACTTACGTGGGCATGGCCAAAGTGGCGGCAGCGCCATGCTTGCTTCAAACAGCATTGCTGACTATGTTACTGACATTCAACGAGTTATTGATGAAATTGGCGAACCACCTATTCTTGTCGGTCATTCATTGGGCGGGCTCATCATTCAAAAGTATATTGAAAATAAAACTGTCCCCGCATGCATACTCATGGCTAGCGTACCCGTTGATGGCCTGATCCCATCTATCATCGATTTGGCGTTAACCCCTACTTTTTATATGCAAATGAACCTGAGCGAACTCATGGGCACCTGGTTTTCACCCGTTGACGTTACTCGTAAATCTGTTTTTTCTGGCCATGTTAACGATGAAGTCGTCATTCGTTATTGCGCAGAAATGCAGCAAGGTTCGCCCAAAGCCTTGTTGGACACCCTGTGGCTTGGCCTACCCACTTACAAAAATCCTTTTGAGATTCCGATGTTGGCCCTCAGTGCGGATGAAGATACCTTCTTTAGACCGGCGCACATCAAAAAAACAGCCAAAGCTTATAACGCTGATTACATCAATATGAAAAAAACCGGCCACACGATGATGATTGACGCACATTGGCACGAAAGTGCCGACACTATTAATAACTGGCTTGAAGAACAGGCATTAACACCTAATTAG
- a CDS encoding ABC transporter substrate-binding protein translates to MKGILIVQRLVLCSCWLITGYSSGVFADSVSVKMGFLTEQTPTPPALSNLDSILTDEGIQGAVLGISDNNRTGQFTGHDYHLKHESVPVGGNVLQAFDRLLREGYQYVIADVRASTLKKLSPIALANKVLLFNASSTDVELRNASCGANTFHMIPSDAMKADALAQFMFKKRWKKWYMVRGKDEKDLNFTRAIKRAAKRFGINVVEEKVWNFDHDARRTAQADIPVFTQGSDYDVLVVADVKGLFGEYLAMNTWLPRPIIGTQGLVPRAWHRTHERWGAVQMQNRFYEQAGRWMNDVDYSSWLAVRAVGEAVTRTENTTPKEVKAFLLGDEFSLAGFKGVKLTFRGWNHQLRQPILLAMPRSIVSVMPHKEFLHPRTYLDTLGYDKPESKCQF, encoded by the coding sequence ATGAAAGGTATTTTAATAGTACAACGTTTGGTTTTGTGCTCATGTTGGTTGATAACAGGCTACTCTAGCGGTGTTTTTGCGGACAGCGTTAGCGTTAAAATGGGTTTCTTAACCGAGCAAACACCAACGCCACCTGCGCTATCTAATCTTGATTCAATTCTAACCGATGAAGGTATTCAGGGCGCTGTTTTAGGCATTAGCGATAACAATAGAACAGGGCAGTTTACTGGGCACGACTATCATTTGAAGCACGAATCGGTGCCGGTTGGTGGAAATGTCTTACAGGCATTTGATCGACTACTAAGAGAGGGCTATCAATACGTGATTGCTGATGTGCGGGCGTCAACGTTGAAAAAGTTATCGCCGATTGCACTGGCGAACAAGGTCTTATTATTTAATGCGTCATCTACGGACGTTGAACTGAGAAATGCCAGTTGTGGCGCAAATACTTTTCATATGATTCCAAGTGATGCGATGAAGGCTGATGCGCTCGCGCAATTTATGTTCAAAAAACGCTGGAAGAAGTGGTACATGGTGAGAGGAAAAGATGAAAAGGATCTCAACTTTACCCGTGCTATTAAACGAGCCGCAAAACGTTTTGGCATTAACGTTGTAGAAGAAAAGGTCTGGAATTTTGATCATGATGCTCGGCGAACGGCTCAGGCAGACATTCCGGTTTTTACCCAAGGTAGCGATTATGATGTTTTAGTAGTAGCAGATGTGAAAGGGCTGTTTGGTGAGTATTTGGCGATGAACACTTGGCTACCGAGACCTATTATTGGCACGCAGGGCTTGGTGCCGAGAGCGTGGCACAGAACACACGAACGTTGGGGCGCTGTGCAAATGCAAAATAGGTTTTATGAGCAAGCCGGCCGTTGGATGAACGATGTGGATTATTCGTCTTGGCTCGCGGTACGCGCGGTGGGTGAAGCTGTAACACGGACGGAGAATACAACCCCAAAAGAGGTGAAGGCTTTTTTGCTGGGCGACGAATTTAGTTTAGCGGGTTTTAAAGGGGTAAAGCTGACGTTTAGAGGCTGGAATCATCAGTTACGACAGCCTATATTATTAGCAATGCCACGGTCTATTGTGTCGGTGATGCCACATAAAGAGTTTCTACATCCGCGTACTTATTTAGATACGCTGGGGTATGATAAGCCCGAATCTAAATGCCAGTTTTAA
- a CDS encoding PQQ-dependent catabolism-associated beta-propeller protein: MMNKYFLLLLLTAFSTTSLADTLYITLEKDNALAVVDGETGKLLKTVPLGQRPRGIELNKDQTLLYVAASDDDTIQILEVATLEIVGNLPSGEDPELFRIHPNGRLLYASNEDDNEVTVVDLHSKKAIAKISVGVEPEGIAISRDGKWVVNTSETTNMVHWIDPVTQTIKANTLVGARPRAAAFSPDGGALYVTSEIAGSLSRLDTATKQIETTMSFKIPGVGQELIQPVGILVHPNNKILFVALGPANRVAVVDIETMTVIKYLLVGQRVWNLAFSPDLTRLYTTNGVSNDVSIIDVADLKVKKSVRVGHYPWGIAVKE, from the coding sequence ATGATGAATAAATACTTTTTACTGCTGCTATTGACGGCTTTTTCCACAACGAGTTTGGCCGATACGTTGTATATCACGTTAGAAAAAGATAATGCGTTAGCCGTCGTTGACGGAGAAACAGGGAAGCTTTTGAAAACCGTGCCACTGGGTCAGCGCCCGAGAGGCATTGAGTTAAACAAAGATCAAACACTGTTGTATGTTGCTGCCAGTGATGACGATACGATCCAAATCCTAGAGGTGGCAACGTTAGAGATAGTAGGGAACTTGCCATCAGGTGAAGACCCTGAGTTGTTTAGAATCCACCCAAATGGTCGTCTGTTATATGCCTCCAACGAAGATGACAACGAAGTGACGGTGGTTGATTTACACAGTAAAAAGGCGATTGCTAAGATTTCTGTGGGTGTTGAGCCAGAGGGTATTGCGATTAGCCGTGATGGAAAGTGGGTGGTGAATACGTCTGAAACGACGAATATGGTGCATTGGATAGACCCTGTTACTCAAACAATCAAAGCCAACACGTTAGTGGGTGCGCGTCCCAGAGCCGCCGCTTTTTCCCCCGATGGAGGTGCTTTGTATGTGACGTCAGAAATCGCAGGTTCCTTATCCAGATTGGACACGGCAACTAAACAAATTGAAACGACGATGAGTTTTAAAATACCAGGGGTTGGTCAAGAACTTATCCAACCGGTTGGCATATTAGTTCACCCGAATAATAAAATTCTATTTGTCGCGCTAGGGCCTGCTAATCGAGTGGCGGTGGTGGATATTGAAACGATGACAGTCATAAAGTACTTATTGGTTGGGCAGCGTGTTTGGAACCTAGCCTTTTCACCTGATTTGACGCGACTATATACAACTAACGGTGTCAGCAATGATGTTTCAATCATCGATGTGGCCGACCTAAAAGTCAAAAAATCTGTGCGCGTGGGTCATTATCCGTGGGGCATAGCGGTAAAGGAATGA
- a CDS encoding ABC transporter ATP-binding protein — protein sequence MNPLSDFSLTVKALSYAYGKKAALTDINFSIAAGECTILLGPNGAGKSTLFSLITHLYDSRDGEILIKGVELKKDPFRSLANLGVVFQQTTLDMDLSVLQNLHYHASLHGMTRKQASIRIVEELERQGMLARKDEKVRQLNGGHRRRVEIARALLHKPSLLLLDEPTVGLDVPSRQGIVDHVHSLCESDNLSVLWATHLIDEIHPNDKLLVLHQGAIQAQGSVSSVCGGESADDISRAFKQLTQAKSS from the coding sequence ATGAACCCGTTATCCGATTTTTCTTTAACGGTTAAAGCACTCAGTTATGCGTATGGCAAAAAAGCGGCGCTAACGGACATTAATTTTTCGATAGCAGCTGGTGAATGTACGATCTTGCTAGGGCCTAACGGTGCGGGAAAATCGACGCTTTTTTCGTTGATTACGCACTTGTACGATAGCCGCGATGGTGAAATATTGATCAAAGGCGTAGAGCTTAAAAAAGACCCTTTTCGGTCGTTAGCTAACTTGGGCGTTGTGTTTCAACAAACGACACTGGATATGGATTTAAGCGTTTTGCAAAACCTGCATTATCACGCGTCCTTACACGGTATGACGAGGAAGCAAGCGTCAATTCGTATTGTAGAAGAGCTGGAAAGGCAAGGTATGTTGGCCCGTAAAGATGAGAAGGTACGTCAGCTCAATGGGGGTCATCGCCGGCGTGTTGAAATAGCCAGAGCGTTGCTGCATAAGCCCTCATTATTGCTGTTGGATGAGCCAACGGTCGGCTTAGATGTGCCGAGCCGCCAAGGCATAGTGGATCACGTTCATTCTCTATGTGAGAGCGATAATTTATCGGTGTTATGGGCGACCCATCTTATCGATGAAATCCATCCGAACGATAAGTTACTTGTGTTACATCAAGGCGCGATCCAAGCGCAAGGCTCGGTGAGTAGTGTGTGTGGGGGCGAGTCGGCAGATGATATTTCAAGAGCCTTTAAGCAACTAACTCAGGCCAAGTCATCATGA
- a CDS encoding ABC transporter permease has product MKLAHAAIALKGIIKRELWRFLLQRERFVAALVRPLVWLFVFAAGFRSTLGIAIIPPYETYILYEVYIAAGLIGMIQLFNGMQSSLSMVYDREMGSMKTLLVSPLPRWFLLMGKLMAGTFVSILQAYVFLLVAWFYDIQAPWLGYVTLFPALILAGLMLGALGMLLSSFIKQLENFAGVMNFVIFPMFFMSTALYPLWKIKESSELLYNLASYNPFSQAVELLRFALYGQFNLYAFLYTLAAFIVFMAIAVWGYNPSKGMMVRKGGGPS; this is encoded by the coding sequence ATGAAGCTAGCACATGCGGCGATTGCGTTGAAAGGCATTATAAAACGTGAACTATGGCGTTTTTTGCTTCAGCGTGAGCGTTTTGTCGCGGCGTTAGTTAGGCCGTTGGTGTGGCTATTTGTATTTGCGGCAGGTTTTCGCTCAACACTGGGTATTGCGATAATTCCGCCGTACGAAACGTATATCTTGTATGAAGTGTATATTGCCGCTGGTTTGATTGGCATGATTCAATTATTTAACGGCATGCAAAGCTCTTTATCGATGGTGTACGACCGTGAAATGGGCAGTATGAAAACATTATTGGTCAGCCCATTACCGCGTTGGTTTTTATTGATGGGTAAATTGATGGCGGGAACGTTTGTTTCAATTCTCCAAGCGTACGTGTTTTTGTTGGTGGCCTGGTTTTATGATATTCAAGCGCCGTGGTTGGGTTACGTAACATTATTCCCCGCATTAATATTGGCGGGGCTTATGCTGGGGGCGTTAGGGATGCTGTTATCGTCGTTTATTAAACAGTTAGAAAATTTTGCCGGTGTGATGAACTTCGTCATTTTTCCAATGTTTTTTATGTCTACAGCCTTGTATCCATTATGGAAAATCAAAGAATCAAGTGAGTTGTTGTATAACTTAGCGAGTTATAACCCATTTTCACAAGCGGTGGAGCTACTGCGTTTTGCACTGTATGGGCAGTTTAATTTATACGCATTTCTTTACACGCTAGCGGCATTTATTGTGTTTATGGCGATTGCTGTGTGGGGCTATAACCCTTCAAAAGGCATGATGGTGAGAAAAGGTGGTGGGCCGAGTTGA
- the miaB gene encoding tRNA (N6-isopentenyl adenosine(37)-C2)-methylthiotransferase MiaB yields the protein MTKKLFIRTHGCQMNEYDSEKMADVLAASHDLELTDNEKEADVLLLNTCSIREKAQERVFHQLGRWRPLKEKNPELLIGVGGCVASQEGKVIRRRAPYVDVVFGPQTLHRLPAMLKEAQTKKKLVMDISFPEIEKFDNLPEPRAEGPKAFVSVMEGCSKYCTFCVVPYTRGEEVSRPLDDVIAEVSSLAAQGVREVNLLGQNVNAYRGELADGDVADFALLLHYVAAIDGIDRIRYTTSHPKEFSESLIQAYEDIPELVDHLHLPVQSGSNSVLARMKRGHEIDMYIEKLARLKKIRPNMSFSSDFIIGFPQETDEEFEETIGLIEKIGFDFSFSFIFSARPGTPAADMADDVDMAVKKRRLERLQNIITQQTAEISEKMVGTTQRLLVEGESKKNSLQMTGRTENNRVVNFAGPSRLAGQFVDVLITEALPYSLRGRMVKAKLATAVAPNVRQSVS from the coding sequence ATGACTAAGAAACTTTTTATACGCACGCATGGTTGTCAGATGAATGAATATGATTCTGAGAAGATGGCTGACGTGCTTGCCGCCTCCCATGATCTAGAGTTAACCGATAATGAGAAGGAAGCGGACGTGTTGCTGCTCAACACCTGTTCGATTCGTGAAAAAGCGCAAGAACGCGTTTTTCATCAGCTGGGTCGTTGGCGTCCATTAAAAGAAAAGAACCCCGAACTGCTCATTGGCGTGGGCGGTTGTGTTGCCAGTCAAGAAGGTAAAGTTATTCGCCGCAGAGCGCCGTATGTTGATGTGGTATTCGGTCCGCAGACATTGCACCGTCTACCAGCGATGTTGAAAGAGGCGCAAACGAAAAAGAAATTGGTGATGGATATCTCTTTTCCAGAGATTGAAAAATTCGATAATTTACCAGAACCTCGCGCCGAAGGGCCAAAAGCGTTTGTCTCGGTAATGGAAGGGTGCAGTAAGTATTGCACTTTCTGTGTGGTGCCGTACACACGTGGAGAGGAAGTCAGTCGACCTTTGGACGATGTGATCGCTGAGGTGTCAAGTTTGGCGGCTCAGGGCGTGCGAGAGGTCAACTTGTTGGGCCAAAATGTTAATGCCTATCGTGGTGAACTGGCCGATGGAGACGTTGCAGATTTTGCTTTATTGCTGCATTACGTGGCGGCTATTGACGGTATTGACCGTATTCGTTACACCACATCGCACCCAAAAGAGTTTTCAGAAAGCTTGATTCAAGCCTATGAAGATATTCCTGAATTAGTTGACCACCTGCATTTGCCAGTACAAAGTGGCAGTAATAGCGTGCTGGCGAGAATGAAGCGCGGGCATGAGATTGATATGTATATTGAAAAACTGGCGCGACTTAAAAAGATTCGTCCAAATATGAGTTTTTCATCGGATTTCATTATTGGTTTTCCGCAAGAAACCGATGAAGAATTTGAAGAGACCATCGGCTTGATCGAAAAGATTGGCTTTGACTTTTCATTTAGTTTTATTTTTAGTGCGCGACCTGGAACGCCAGCGGCAGACATGGCAGATGATGTCGACATGGCGGTTAAAAAACGACGTCTCGAGCGGCTACAAAACATCATCACCCAGCAAACGGCCGAGATATCAGAAAAAATGGTCGGTACTACCCAAAGGTTATTAGTTGAAGGTGAGTCAAAGAAGAACTCCTTGCAAATGACCGGGCGTACTGAAAATAACCGGGTGGTGAATTTTGCCGGTCCATCACGCTTAGCAGGTCAATTCGTTGATGTGTTAATTACCGAAGCATTACCGTACTCGCTGCGTGGACGAATGGTCAAAGCAAAGTTGGCGACAGCTGTAGCGCCTAACGTGAGGCAGTCAGTTTCCTAA
- a CDS encoding PhoH family protein: MITVDVSLEPANNRRLASLCGQFNEHLAQLERRLKVEIKNRGNHFSVSGEGDRVTTAIAALKNLYKSTESDQLTPEKVHLLMQETQMQVNQPVDMEDFAVIHTRKKIIKPRGGNQQAYVKSIPDNDIVFGIGPAGTGKTYLAVACAVEALESEKVARIILARPAVEAGERLGFLPGDLSEKINPYLRPLYDALYEMLGVERVEKLIEKNIIEIAPLAFMRGRTLSEAFIILDEAQNTTPEQIKMFLTRIGYGSTVVVTGDITQIDLPGHTESGLKLVTKILKNIPDISFTHFTGSDVVRHPIVQKIVSAYEKYDKS; encoded by the coding sequence ATGATAACCGTTGATGTTAGTTTAGAACCCGCCAACAATAGGCGCTTGGCGAGTTTGTGTGGCCAATTTAACGAGCACCTTGCGCAATTAGAGCGGCGTTTAAAGGTAGAGATAAAGAATCGTGGCAACCACTTTAGTGTTAGTGGTGAAGGTGATCGCGTTACTACAGCGATTGCAGCGCTTAAAAATTTGTATAAAAGCACAGAAAGTGATCAATTAACGCCTGAAAAGGTGCATCTATTAATGCAGGAGACTCAAATGCAGGTAAATCAACCGGTTGATATGGAAGATTTTGCTGTTATTCACACGCGAAAAAAAATCATTAAACCGAGAGGTGGCAATCAGCAGGCTTATGTTAAAAGCATTCCTGATAATGATATTGTTTTTGGTATAGGACCGGCGGGTACGGGTAAAACCTATCTTGCGGTGGCTTGTGCGGTAGAGGCGTTAGAGTCTGAAAAGGTGGCGCGGATAATTTTGGCACGACCAGCCGTTGAGGCCGGAGAGCGTTTGGGTTTTCTACCCGGTGACTTGAGTGAAAAAATCAATCCGTATTTGCGGCCTTTGTACGATGCCCTGTATGAAATGTTGGGTGTTGAACGGGTAGAAAAACTGATTGAGAAAAATATCATTGAGATTGCTCCGCTTGCTTTTATGCGAGGCAGAACGTTGAGTGAGGCTTTTATCATTTTGGATGAAGCGCAGAATACAACGCCAGAACAAATAAAAATGTTCTTAACACGGATCGGTTATGGTTCAACGGTAGTTGTTACCGGTGATATCACGCAGATAGATTTACCCGGCCATACCGAGTCAGGATTGAAGTTAGTGACAAAAATTCTAAAAAATATTCCAGATATAAGCTTTACACATTTCACAGGAAGCGATGTTGTGCGGCACCCAATTGTGCAGAAAATCGTTTCAGCGTATGAGAAATACGATAAATCATGA
- the ybeY gene encoding rRNA maturation RNase YbeY: MTLDVQIATDCIELPDSNSLSLWVELAIESAHEGAEVVIRVVDEAESAELNKTYRKKNGPTNVLSFPFEMPEGLPEEALSVDTLGDLVICAPVVLKEAAEQGKDSLAHWAHMVIHGCLHLQGYDHIEAQEAQVMEALEIKLLKSIGINNPYEGQALT, from the coding sequence ATGACGCTTGATGTGCAAATTGCAACAGATTGTATTGAGTTGCCCGACAGTAACTCGTTGAGTTTGTGGGTTGAACTGGCGATTGAGTCGGCTCATGAAGGCGCTGAAGTGGTTATTAGGGTGGTTGACGAAGCAGAATCTGCGGAATTAAATAAGACGTATCGTAAAAAGAATGGGCCAACGAATGTATTGAGTTTCCCGTTTGAAATGCCGGAGGGTTTGCCAGAAGAAGCGTTATCGGTTGATACCTTAGGTGATTTAGTTATTTGTGCCCCCGTTGTTCTAAAGGAAGCTGCCGAGCAAGGTAAGGACTCTTTGGCACATTGGGCGCATATGGTGATCCACGGCTGTTTGCATTTACAAGGGTACGATCATATTGAGGCGCAAGAGGCACAGGTGATGGAAGCGTTAGAGATAAAACTATTGAAGAGTATCGGGATTAATAACCCTTATGAAGGACAAGCACTAACATGA
- a CDS encoding transporter associated domain-containing protein, with the protein MTPSHVDKVENRSWIERLGQALMGEPKDREDLVQLMRDAEKRDLLGHDALAMIEGVLQVSELQVRDIMIPRSKIVFIPKDAELKDIFPRVTQSAHSRFPVQDEETSQVAGILLAKDLLSYVVAEKSPKFDVKDVMRQAIFVPESKRLNVMLHEFRANRNHMAIVIDEYGSVAGLITIEDVLEQIVGEIEDEHDFEEEAFILQRNEREYNIKALTDIDDFNERFETSFSGDEVDTVGGLVVKSFGHVPQHGEKTQIDKFLFEVLRADKRRVHLLRMTIPASYEETSV; encoded by the coding sequence ATGACTCCATCGCACGTTGATAAAGTAGAAAACCGTTCGTGGATAGAGCGACTAGGCCAAGCGCTGATGGGCGAGCCAAAAGATCGTGAAGACCTTGTGCAATTGATGCGAGACGCCGAAAAAAGAGACCTGTTGGGGCATGATGCGTTGGCGATGATTGAAGGCGTGCTGCAGGTATCGGAGTTGCAGGTGCGAGATATTATGATTCCTCGCTCGAAAATTGTTTTTATCCCGAAAGATGCGGAGCTAAAAGATATCTTTCCGCGTGTCACCCAGTCGGCCCACTCACGCTTTCCGGTCCAAGATGAAGAAACCTCGCAAGTAGCGGGTATTTTGCTAGCTAAAGACCTGTTGAGTTATGTTGTTGCGGAGAAAAGCCCCAAATTTGATGTTAAAGACGTGATGCGTCAGGCGATTTTTGTACCTGAAAGCAAACGCTTAAACGTGATGCTGCACGAGTTTCGTGCAAACCGAAATCATATGGCCATTGTGATTGATGAATATGGCTCTGTTGCCGGCCTGATTACGATTGAGGACGTGCTGGAACAAATAGTCGGCGAGATTGAAGACGAGCATGACTTTGAAGAAGAGGCGTTTATTCTTCAACGTAATGAGCGCGAATACAATATTAAAGCGTTAACCGACATAGATGACTTTAACGAACGTTTTGAAACAAGTTTTTCGGGCGATGAGGTCGATACGGTTGGCGGTTTGGTCGTAAAAAGCTTTGGACACGTGCCGCAGCACGGTGAAAAAACACAAATAGACAAGTTTCTTTTTGAGGTGCTAAGAGCCGATAAGCGACGTGTGCACTTGCTTCGGATGACAATTCCGGCTTCTTATGAAGAGACGTCTGTGTAG
- the lnt gene encoding apolipoprotein N-acyltransferase, whose product MAAEKYQPVTTLVLGGFLGALLPLAFAPYDLPFIALLSLALFLLILRPLSAPRAAAVGYAFGWGYFAHGVYWVYFSIHHFGHAPLWLAIIIMLGMVAILALYVALFAYLLNRFFNQHIAVRYLLAFPSMWVGLEALRGILFTGFPWLSLGYSQVDTWLAGWAPIVGVLGVSWLVVLTTGAILCFISAVEKKHKLLAAVVMLLVWPSALLLAEVSWTKPIGETIKVALLQGNVPQEIKWLRSFRQTNNDIYMQMTRQQRDVDLVVWPETAVPAFFHRVENTLISALKREAETRHIDVVLGLPVMPEGESNYYNGLHSVRYSNDFYLKRHLVPLGEYLPLKPMSTIILDFLKIPMSDFSAGDGEQPLLKGAGYPFASSICYEDVFQQTSIDGLPEAAYLVNVSNDTWFGDTIAPYQHLQMARMRALESGRYLLRSTNTGLTAIVDPKGHITGIAPMFKRFSLTGEITPLTGATPFVRGGWWLIFVLTFTMVLISFLKRDVKRKGEE is encoded by the coding sequence ATGGCAGCCGAGAAGTATCAGCCGGTAACAACGCTTGTCTTGGGGGGTTTCCTAGGTGCACTTCTTCCCTTGGCATTTGCACCTTACGATTTACCTTTTATAGCGTTATTATCGCTGGCGCTTTTTCTACTGATACTGCGTCCATTGAGCGCACCAAGAGCCGCCGCCGTTGGCTATGCGTTTGGTTGGGGCTATTTTGCCCATGGTGTGTATTGGGTTTATTTCAGTATTCATCATTTTGGTCACGCGCCTTTATGGTTAGCCATTATTATTATGCTCGGTATGGTGGCGATTCTTGCGCTTTACGTAGCGCTGTTTGCATACCTATTAAATCGGTTTTTCAATCAACATATTGCGGTTCGCTACTTGCTCGCTTTTCCTAGTATGTGGGTCGGGTTAGAAGCGTTGCGGGGTATATTATTTACTGGGTTCCCTTGGCTATCGCTGGGCTATAGTCAGGTAGACACTTGGTTGGCGGGTTGGGCACCTATTGTTGGTGTGTTGGGTGTTTCTTGGTTAGTGGTGTTAACGACAGGGGCGATTTTATGCTTCATAAGTGCCGTAGAAAAAAAGCATAAATTACTGGCAGCTGTTGTGATGCTTTTAGTTTGGCCTAGCGCCTTATTGCTGGCTGAGGTCAGTTGGACTAAACCGATTGGCGAGACGATTAAAGTCGCCCTATTACAAGGCAATGTTCCGCAAGAGATAAAGTGGTTAAGGTCCTTTCGCCAAACGAATAACGATATTTATATGCAAATGACGAGACAGCAACGTGATGTCGATTTGGTTGTATGGCCTGAAACAGCCGTTCCTGCCTTTTTTCATCGGGTGGAAAACACGCTAATCTCTGCGTTAAAGCGCGAGGCGGAAACTCGGCATATAGATGTTGTTCTTGGCTTGCCGGTGATGCCGGAAGGAGAGAGCAATTATTATAATGGGTTGCACAGTGTTCGATATTCTAATGACTTTTACCTAAAACGCCATTTAGTGCCTTTGGGTGAGTATCTGCCGCTGAAGCCTATGTCGACTATTATTTTGGATTTTTTAAAGATCCCCATGTCTGACTTCTCAGCGGGTGATGGTGAACAGCCGCTGTTAAAAGGCGCGGGTTACCCGTTTGCATCGTCGATCTGTTATGAAGATGTCTTCCAGCAAACGTCCATAGATGGTTTGCCGGAAGCTGCCTATTTGGTGAATGTGAGTAACGATACTTGGTTTGGCGACACCATTGCGCCGTATCAACACCTTCAGATGGCTAGAATGAGAGCGTTAGAAAGTGGTCGCTACTTACTGCGTTCCACTAACACCGGTTTAACTGCTATCGTGGATCCGAAAGGTCATATAACTGGAATAGCCCCCATGTTTAAACGGTTTTCTTTAACCGGTGAAATAACACCCTTAACGGGTGCAACGCCTTTTGTACGAGGAGGCTGGTGGCTGATCTTTGTTTTGACGTTTACTATGGTGCTGATCAGTTTTTTAAAACGTGACGTTAAAAGAAAAGGCGAGGAATGA